One Alnus glutinosa chromosome 3, dhAlnGlut1.1, whole genome shotgun sequence genomic region harbors:
- the LOC133863496 gene encoding bifunctional protein FolD 4, chloroplastic-like, which yields MVSTIFSHCSSSTTARLLPMSRQHGVVYLRRLAVGPLHVGPPSRCSPSTRTLTLHSSTSPSPVLAASMATEASAKVIDGKSVAKQIRDETTAEVCRMKDAIGVIPGLAVILVGDRKDSATYVRNKKKACDSVGINSFEVRLPEDSTEQEVLKFISDFNDDPSVHGILVQLPLPSHMNEQNILNAVSLEKDVDGFHPLNIGRLAMRGREPLFVPCTPKGCIELLHRYGIGIKGKRAVVIGRSNIVGMPAALLLQREDATVSIVHSRTKNPEELTRQADIIISAVGQPNMVRGSWIKPGAVIIDVGINPVEDTQSPRGYRLVGDVCYEEACKIASAITPVPGGVGPMTIAMLLSNTLISAKRIHNFQ from the exons ATGGTTTCGACGATATTCAGCCACTGTTCGTCCTCCACGACGGCCCGGCTCCTCCCCATGAGCCGCCAACACGGCGTCGTTTATCTTCGCCGGTTAGCAGTAGGACCTCTCCATGTGGGACCCCCTAGCCGCTGCTCTCCGAGCACGAGAACCCTCACTCTTCACTCCTCTACCTCACCATCTCCAGTCCTCGCCG catCAATGGCTACTGAGGCATCTGCTAAAGTGATTGATGGAAAATCAGTTGCAAAGCAAATTAGAGATGAGACAACTGCTGAAGTATGTAGAATGAAGGATGCAATAGGTGTTATTCCTGGATTAGCGGTTATTCTTGTTGGGGATAGGAAGGACTCTGCAACTTATGTACGCAACAAGAAAAAAGCTTGCGACTCAGTGGGGATTAATTCTTTTGAGGTGCGTTTGCCCGAGGATTCCACAGAGCAAGAAGTTCTCAAGTTTATCTCAGACTTCAATGATGATCCTTCAGTTCATGGGATCCTTGTTCAGTTACCTCTGCCTTCT CATATGAATGAGCAGAACATCTTAAATGCTGTTAGCCTTGAGAAAGATGTGGATGGATTTCACCCGCTGAACATTGGCCGTCTAGCCATGCGGGGTAGGGAACCCTTGTTTGTTCCATGCACGCCAAAGGGATGCATAGAATTGTTGCACAGATATGGCATTGGTATCAAAGGCAAGAGGGCAGTTGTAATTGGCCGGAGCAATATTGTTGGAATGCCAGCTGCTCTATTGCTACAA AGGGAAGATGCTACCGTCAGTATTGTCCATTCAAGAACCAAGAACCCTGAGGAGCTCACAAGACAAGCAGATATTATTATTTCAGCTGTGGGCCAGCCAAATATGGTTAGGGGCAGCTGGATAAAGCCTGGTGCAGTAATTATTGATGTTGGGATTAATCCAGTTGAG GATACACAGAGCCCTCGAGGTTACCGTTTGGTTGGAGATGTCTGTTATGAGGAGGCCTGCAAGATTGCTTCAGCTATTACTCCAGTTCCTGGTGGAGTGGGTCCAATGACAATAGCAATGCTTCTCTCAAATACtctcatctcagccaagaggATCCACAACTTCCAGTGA